A window of Macrotis lagotis isolate mMagLag1 chromosome X, bilby.v1.9.chrom.fasta, whole genome shotgun sequence contains these coding sequences:
- the RRM2B gene encoding ribonucleoside-diphosphate reductase subunit M2 B isoform X2, translating into MYKQAQASFWTAEEVDLSKDLPHWNKLKSDEKYFISHILAFFAASDGIVNENLVERFSQEVQVPEARCFYGFQILIENVHSEMYSLLIDTYIKDPQKREFLFNAVETMPCVKRKADWALRWIADRKSTFGERVVAFAAVEGIFFSGSFAAIFWLKKRGLMPGLTFSNELISRDEGLHCDFACLMFHYLVNKPSEERVKEIIINAVEIEQEFLTDALPVGLIGINSTLMKQYIEFVADRLLVELGFSKVFQSDNPFDFMENISLEGKTNFFEKRVSEYQRFAVMAETTDNVFTLDADF; encoded by the exons ATGTATAAGCAGGCCCAGGCATCCTTCTGGACTGCTGAAGAG GTTGATTTATCAAAAGATCTTCCTCACTGGAACAAACTGAAATCAGATGAGAAGTATTTCATCTCTCACATCTTGGCATTTTTTGCAGCCAGTGATGGAATAGTCAATGAAAACTTG GTGGAACGCTTTAGTCAGGAGGTGCAGGTACCAGAGGCACGCTGTTTCTATGGCTTTCAGATTCTCATTGAGAATGTTCATTCAGAAATGTACAGTTTGCTAATAGACACCTATATCAAAGACCCCCAAAAAAG GGAGTTCTTATTCAATGCAGTTGAAACAATGCCATGTgttaaaaggaaagcagattgGGCCTTGAGATGGATAGCAGACAGGAAATCCACATTTG GAGAAAGAGTGGTTGCTTTTGCTGCTGTGGAAGGGATTTTCTTCTCAGGCTCTTTTGCTGCTATATTCTGGCTTAAGAAGAGAGGTCTTATGCCTGGACTCACTTTCTCCAATGAACTCATCAGCAGAGATGAG GGTCTTCATTGTGACTTTGCTTGTTTGATGTTTCATTACTTAGTCAATAAGCCTTCAGAAGAAAGGGTCAAGGAGATTATCATCAATGCTGTTGAAATAGAACAG gaGTTTTTAACTGATGCCTTACCAGTTGGTCTAATTGGCATTAATTCCACTTTGATGAAGCAATACATTGAGTTTGTTGCAGACAGATTGCTTGTGGAGCTTGGGTTCTCaaag gtTTTTCAATCAGATAATCCCTTTGATTTCATGGAAAATATTTCCCTGGAagggaaaacaaatttttttgaaaaaagggtCTCAGAATATCAGCGTTTTGCAGTTATGGCAGAAACAACAGACAATGTTTTCACCTTGGATGCAGATTTTTAA
- the RRM2B gene encoding ribonucleoside-diphosphate reductase subunit M2 B isoform X1: MGESGRPAAAGPQLDERLPLDTAENGLKPSEEPLLRKSSRRFVIFPIQYPDIWKMYKQAQASFWTAEEVDLSKDLPHWNKLKSDEKYFISHILAFFAASDGIVNENLVERFSQEVQVPEARCFYGFQILIENVHSEMYSLLIDTYIKDPQKREFLFNAVETMPCVKRKADWALRWIADRKSTFGERVVAFAAVEGIFFSGSFAAIFWLKKRGLMPGLTFSNELISRDEGLHCDFACLMFHYLVNKPSEERVKEIIINAVEIEQEFLTDALPVGLIGINSTLMKQYIEFVADRLLVELGFSKVFQSDNPFDFMENISLEGKTNFFEKRVSEYQRFAVMAETTDNVFTLDADF; encoded by the exons ATGGGGGAGTCGGGAAGGCCGGCTGCGGCCGGGCCCCAGCTGGACGAG agatTACCATTGGATACTGCTGAAAATGGGTTGAAGCCAAGTGAAGAACCACTCCTCAGAAAGAGTTCTCGCCgatttgtcatttttccaattcAGTATCCTGACATCTGGAAGATGTATAAGCAGGCCCAGGCATCCTTCTGGACTGCTGAAGAG GTTGATTTATCAAAAGATCTTCCTCACTGGAACAAACTGAAATCAGATGAGAAGTATTTCATCTCTCACATCTTGGCATTTTTTGCAGCCAGTGATGGAATAGTCAATGAAAACTTG GTGGAACGCTTTAGTCAGGAGGTGCAGGTACCAGAGGCACGCTGTTTCTATGGCTTTCAGATTCTCATTGAGAATGTTCATTCAGAAATGTACAGTTTGCTAATAGACACCTATATCAAAGACCCCCAAAAAAG GGAGTTCTTATTCAATGCAGTTGAAACAATGCCATGTgttaaaaggaaagcagattgGGCCTTGAGATGGATAGCAGACAGGAAATCCACATTTG GAGAAAGAGTGGTTGCTTTTGCTGCTGTGGAAGGGATTTTCTTCTCAGGCTCTTTTGCTGCTATATTCTGGCTTAAGAAGAGAGGTCTTATGCCTGGACTCACTTTCTCCAATGAACTCATCAGCAGAGATGAG GGTCTTCATTGTGACTTTGCTTGTTTGATGTTTCATTACTTAGTCAATAAGCCTTCAGAAGAAAGGGTCAAGGAGATTATCATCAATGCTGTTGAAATAGAACAG gaGTTTTTAACTGATGCCTTACCAGTTGGTCTAATTGGCATTAATTCCACTTTGATGAAGCAATACATTGAGTTTGTTGCAGACAGATTGCTTGTGGAGCTTGGGTTCTCaaag gtTTTTCAATCAGATAATCCCTTTGATTTCATGGAAAATATTTCCCTGGAagggaaaacaaatttttttgaaaaaagggtCTCAGAATATCAGCGTTTTGCAGTTATGGCAGAAACAACAGACAATGTTTTCACCTTGGATGCAGATTTTTAA